The nucleotide sequence tactTTCAAGAGTTACAGTTgtataaagataaagaaaataagtgtctttaaaaaaaacacacaaaaataggACGTAAAGAAGTTCTGGACTCATGAATATCATCCTCCAGAATTTGTAATCTCTCATATTCCCCAAACCATCTTCAAGGTTTACCGTCACATAATAAACCTACGCAATGATAATATATGGTTCTATAAATCaaattgaaataaatcaaagagtcaaactccatcttgatcATTCAGCACCAAACGATCAAATACATGCCGAATGAACGGAGAATATAATCTTTCCAATTGACAATTTGAGATAGAGATAAGTGAGAGGTGAAGGAGGAAGAAGTAGATTAGAGAGTTGAAGTTGGGGTGGTGTAGAAATTAGGTTtctcacaatgaatttgtttgaagggggaaacaaatttaataaagaacTCTCTCTCAAAATCGGATTAAATCTCGAAAGGAAAAGggaattgaaatctcttggGAAACAAGTTACGATTTTACTCAAGAGCTATGAAAAACtaatgttattgtattaattgATGGATGCCTTACAAGGAGGGGGATACCCCTCTATTTATATGCTGGcctagattacaaaatatatctactttcttaatgatttaaattgaaattaggaaaatttatttttctgatgTCAGGTCGGTCTCGCAAGACGACCTGGAAGTCGGCTGATTGCTCTTGTTGGGCCGGTCGACTTCATCAGGCCCTCACTCGAAGGCCCATCTCGCTGTTCTAAGCGAATTCCCAATTTACCTAACCGGTTTGCCTTTGGCTTAgatcggtatgtcgggggtttTGAAGAGTATTTTATACTAAATGTATAAAACTTTACTTCAAATGTGAACTGGAAGAATCACTTGGAGCAATTCTATATGTGAATTGGAAGAATCACTTGTTCCACATAAAACGTAGTCGGTAGTACTAAATCTAGCATAGTATGCATATACACAAGGCAAGTCCAAGATCCTTACCAAGACCTGCCTAAACAGCCATTTTCAAATTCTAgcttatatatatcttatcatCTTATCTAAGATTTTGTACAAAAAtgtgaaatgtaaaatgaaaaaacagTGACGAAGGAGACAAGGATGGCCTTTTATCTTCCTTGCATGGATTATCTTAGAAATATAGGTTTTGCAACTCCAATTCTTCGTCTTCACAAGATGAAACAAAACTTGGAAAAGTTCCCTTTATGTCCCTACAGTTTTTACCAAGAATTGTATATGATCAATCATTTTGATTTTCATCAAATAGGTCGGTTTGGTTCAACGTTGGTCATGATCGTTGAAACATATGAGATTAGACTCTTAACCATTATAAATTAGTAAGAGTTAATATAAACTCACTTTAGATATGGCAAAGTCATGTTCTTGATGAGCGACGGATTCAAGGATACAAAATCTGTCCATTCATCTATATCAATTCTTCCGTCGTTTTTACTGTCTGCTTGAACAAAAGCCTGCAAAACATATACCACCATTTCCTTATAGATTATTTATCATTCaagattatatttttcaatattatatttagAATCTAAGATGATTATAAACATATTTGCAACGGTGTGGAAGTGATGGGTTACCTTATCCACCATTACTTCGATCATATCTTCGGAAACAACTAGCTCAGATTCATGAAGTAGCGCAATAACCATCTCTTTCaactaaacaaaacacaattttgGTCATTATGGTATACATGTTAGATCAAGACGACACACAAAGTTAGTATGGGGTCAAAACTGTTTAAGCTGGCGGGTACCGAAAAATAAATGGACTCACTTCTTCTCGCTCGATGAATCCAGTTTGTCGTAAATCGTATAATTTAAAAGCAACTGAAAATTCATGATAAAATTCAGTTTCAGATaacttaataagaaaataatagagTACTTAAAACATAGAATGAATGTGAAGAACTATTCTTGGGGTTAGAAGaattacatttgattttttcatGGACCGGTGCGCTTGGATGAAAAACACCTAAAGACCGGACAAATTCCCCGAACTCGATCACTCCATTTCGCTTCACATCAAATACATCAAATATCTGCgtatatataacatattgtAAAACAgaactttatataaaatatacacatatgttTTCTATAGTCTAGGTAGATAAATAACGTAATGTACAACATACCCGATCAGCGAAGAGATTCCTCCGGTTCCTATTTCTGAACAAAGCCAGCTGAAACTCTTCCTGCAACATCACActtttaaactttaattaaGCCATATAGATTGCCTAATTGCAGTTTATGTATGATCACTTTTAGAACGAAAGAATAATTAAACCTTATGAATAAGACCGTCATCGATAATTGAGCTGCTTAGCTTCTTGAACAGTTCATACAAAGCTTCCACTTCTGCTACCGTAACTATTGTCCCTCccaatattaaaagtaaaatacaattagagttttgtttttccaaattcTAGAACactttttataacatttttgaaattatgataCTAAGAAgctttaaagattaaaaaaactgaCATGGTGTAACGGAGGCAAGAAGGTCGGGATCCTCATATCCCGGCGGGCGCAttgcattcttcttcttcttcttcgagacaGAGCAGCCCATACAACCACACCTTCCTTCTCTCAACTGTTAGTATAGTAGTCTTTGCTTTTCTCACTCTACAGCCACACATAAATAATCGATATAGTTATACTTTCATTTTCGCTGGttcttctaccaaaaaaaaaaaaaacaaaaacaaaaagtccaAGAACAAACCAATTAAAACTGAGTGCAATTAACTATAGTGTAAATGGCTTATTTTGCCACGTTATTGACTTTTCTTGGCAGACTCTACACGaat is from Camelina sativa cultivar DH55 chromosome 20, Cs, whole genome shotgun sequence and encodes:
- the LOC104770815 gene encoding calcineurin B-like protein 4 yields the protein MGCSVSKKKKKNAMRPPGYEDPDLLASVTPFTVAEVEALYELFKKLSSSIIDDGLIHKEEFQLALFRNRNRRNLFADRIFDVFDVKRNGVIEFGEFVRSLGVFHPSAPVHEKIKFAFKLYDLRQTGFIEREELKEMVIALLHESELVVSEDMIEVMVDKAFVQADSKNDGRIDIDEWTDFVSLNPSLIKNMTLPYLKDIKGTFPSFVSSCEDEELELQNLYF